The following nucleotide sequence is from Nothobranchius furzeri strain GRZ-AD chromosome 11, NfurGRZ-RIMD1, whole genome shotgun sequence.
TTAACTGAGATTATATTCCCAAGATAATCTGTCACTTCCATAGTTAAACTTTAGGACTGGGTGGGTGGCCATGTTGGATCCTTTAAGTGATCTCACCAAACACGCCGTCACATGACCCGCTGAACTTCTCGTCCTCTCGTTCCTCCGTCATGAATAATTTGGTGTTGAGTCTaatctgtctgctgcgtggcagCTGCAGAGCTCGCCTGGCCTCCATTGTTCAGCCAGCTGAATAATAgatccccccccctcccccccgcaACCCTAGCCTCGGAGCCAAGTCGAAGATAAACCAGCAGGATAATAAACCTTACAAACTAGAGTTAAAGTCAGGATTTAATCTGGATTATCTCCGTTAGAAATATCACGTTCATTCTGTGAATCGGTTAGAAGTCATCTGACTCTGATGTAATGAAGCTGGTGAGTGAACCGCTCGGTGGACGTGGAACATCTGTACGATTCCGACCAGATTAGACATTATTAGTCTTCATCCTCCGGAGGCAGGAGGACCAACACCAACCCAACCAGTCAGGACCTGGACCTGCAGCTCAGGTCTAGAAGGGACCTGATGATGTCTAATTCAGGAACCAGAGCACCTCGGCTGGCGGGCCTTCTGCCACACCGAGTCACGGCTCAGATTAAAGACTCGGGAGGAGCTGAGCTCTGGTTCCGTCAGGCTCAGGTGACTTCACTCCAGGCTTTTACCTTTAGAAGGTTTAAGCTGAACCGTTGAGCTTCAGAAGCAAACAGAAGGACCTTTTCAGCAGTTAGACTCTGCAGAACCCGCTCAGCGACCCTGCGCCTCAGAGGCTCCAACAGACGTAATCCTGAGATTATGTTTGGTGTTCTAGTTTGAGCTGGACTTAATCCTGTGTCTGCGGGCTTCCCAGGTTGTCGGAGGTGTCTCCGGTGGTGCTGGAGGCCTTGGAGACGTCAGCTTCTGTGAAGTACTTGAACACACTGATGGAGGGGCTCAACCTCCAGAGACGGGACCTCCTGAGTTTAGTCCAGATGTTCAGACCTCCATCTCACATGTTGACGTGCACGTCTCCCCCATGAAGATCTGGGAGGAACGCTCGTCTTTCTGATTTACACAATAAAATTATACAAAATAAAGTTGGAAGTGTCCGTCTTCTGTTGTGTTTATTGGGTTAGAGCCTGCAGAACCAGGTCCAGATGTTTGGAGCTGCAGAACCAGGTCCAGATGTTTGGAGCTGCAGAACCAGGTCCAGATGTTTGGAGCTGCAGAACCAGGTCCAGATGTTTGGTGCTGCAGAACCAGGTCCAGATGTTTGGAGCTGCAGAACCAGGTCCAGATGTTTGGAGCTGCAGAACCAGGTCCAGATGTTTGGAGCTGCAGAACCAGGTCCAGATGTTTGGAGCTGCAGAACCAGGTCCAGATGTTTGGAGCTGCAGAACCAGGTCCAGATGTTTGGAGCTGCAGAACCAGGTCCAGATGTTTGGAGCTGCAGAACCAGGTCCAGATGTTTGGAGCTGCAGAACCAGAGGAATCCCGCCCACCGCTTCACACCTCCTTACTTTATGGCGCCATAATGTCATTAGTTATATGGTGGTGAGCCTGAGTCCAGATGGCACGCGCAGCCAAACGTTCCTCTGCTGAAAGTTGGACTTATCAGACGTGATTGATGGTCTGCGTGACGTCACTCCGTCAAATCAGTGGAGAAGAAAGCAAACGCAACTCTTCAGGTTAATGTTTAATCACCAGAAACAAACCAGCCTTTACCTGGAGCTccttctcacagcaatcaggtcaAAACAAACAAACGGAGTTAAATAAGAACCGAGTccagcagctgcagctcacttcaGGCCGTGCTGCGCCTCCTTGTGCCTCCGCAGGTCCACCTTCCTCTGGAAGCCTTTCCCGCACAGGTCGCAGCCGAACGGCTTGAATCCCGTGTGCTTCCGGCTGTGCGTGATGAGGTTGGAGCTCTGACTGAACGCCTTCCCGCACACCTGACACTTGTGCGGTTTCTCACCTGAAAGAAAACGCAGGTGTTGGAGCAGCagtagcgccccccccccccccctcctccctccGGCCCCCTCACCTGTATGGATGAAGGTGTGCTTCTTCATGTCCGACTTCTGGTGGAACCGCTTCCCGCAGTACTGGCACGGATACGGGCGCGTGTCCGAGTGGATGAGCAGGTGCGTGGAGAGCGTGGAGGAGCGTTTGAAGCTCTTCCCGCAGATTTTACAGCTGAAGCTCCTCTCCTGGGAACAAAACTAGAATCAGTCTCCGTGTGCAGACCTGCGCATCTGAGCTTTAGCACCATGGCTTCGGCCTTGGAGCGCACATCCGAACCGTGCACGCACCTGTGAGTGGACCGCGCGGTGCTGATCCAGGCTCACTGCGTGTCCGAAGGTTTTCCCGCAGGTCTCGCACTCAAACGGTCGCGTGCCGCTGTGAGAGCGTCTCACGTGGACCTCCAACCCGTGAGGTGTGGAGAACACCTTCAGAGGAACATGTTTAAGCTTCTACCCAGGACCAACATCATGCGAGCATCACATGTGAATGATTCATGCCCTGAAACTGCGCGCGCAGCGACGCACCTTGCAGCATTTGATGCATTTATACGATCCGTTCGTCtccaggtcagaggtcatgaagtCCTCAGACTTGATCTCTGCCACGCGCAGCTGCTGCTTTGCGTGCAGGTAAAGCTCTTCTCCGTCCTGCATCCTGCAGATCCGGCGGGCCGCGGAAGAGCAGTCCCGGAAGCACCCGACCCGGAGGCTCCGATGAGCGTAAAACTCTTCGTCCTCTGTACCGTAGACACCGGCGACGCGTGGCTGAAGCCCCCCGTGGCCCCGGAGGTGTAGCTGGTAAGGCCCCGGAGGCCGAGGCCTCTGATCGGAACCGGAGTAGTCCGACCACGGGTAGAAGAGCGGGATGCTGACGGGACCCTCCTCAGCTGTGCAACATTTGTCCGAATCTGGGGATTTATTAGAAATTTGTATTgtattagtaataataattatagtTGTtatagttataataataatagtagtaataataaataCTATTatagtaatagtagtaataataaatattgttatagtaataataataacaataataattacaGTTGTTATAGTTATAGTGATATTAGtaataataaatattattatagtaataataatatcagTTATAGtaatactagtaataataataataattacagtTGTTATAgttataataatagtagtaataaatattattataGTAATAGAAATAATAATATCAgtcataatagtaataataattatagtTGTTATActaatagtagtaataatatatattattatagtaataataataataattacagtTGTTATAGTTATAGTGATATTAGTAATAATGAATATtattatagtaataataatattggTAATAATAATCCTTTAATGGCTTGAATTCTCTCCGATTGTAAAACCCAAATCTTTTCTGATTAATGTGAAAAAAATCACGAGTTTTATCAGTTAAACCGATTTGTTCGATAGTTGAAATAATTTTTAAGCTGGGTAATTAAATAATTATGAATATTTATTGTTaacgttgttgttgttatttttatttaccatttaattttttgttgaaatgTATTTAAAAGCTCATAAACAATGGCCTAAACGCGACTCGACGTCAGGTGCAGGTGAACCCGCTCTGTGCCCACCTGGGGAGGACGAGGGGGACGGCGGGCGCCAGAAATCACAGTGCGAGGCTCTCTCTCTGCAGCTCCGCGGGGACCCGGAGGACAGTGACACCGCCGACCGCAGGCTCGAGCCGGGGGATCCTCTGTCAGCGCGGCTGCCTGTATCCTCAAGCGGCTCCGACACAACCCCCCTTGATTCGGTCGCTGTTTACAGTAGAAAAGGTTAAAACGTCAATGTGCATCTGTAAAGCGGCAACAGTTTCTGTGCGTAATTACGCACGCATGAACCCACCTGCGCACACGTGAGCCAGAGCAGCGTCCAGCCTGCTGCGGTCATCGTCCCAGCAGCGGGGCTGGTGGTAGCTGTGGGCCCGCTTGCTCTTCACCAGGAAGGACCTCGGCATGGTGTCTGTCCTCCTCCGGACTCCGCTCCTCTGCGCCCGCTCGGACCTTATCTCTGGACAGATTTTAACAACACTGGTTGTCAAGCGAGACGGCGTTGGGATTTTTGGCGACCCATTACGCATGCGCAAAGAGACCGGATCGTTTGCCAGGTGTCATCGGGCTGGTGGCCAAAAGCTAAGCCAGGTAACCCTCCACCCCACCCCCATCCGGGTCCTGGATGAAGTCTAAATAAAGCCAGTTTCTGTGGATCTGAGGAAGAACTTCGTGATTTTTACCCAAAACTTCACATCTGCAGCCTCAGTCCAGCGATTAGAATGGATTTTTACACAAAGAGTGAATGAAACAGGAAGCTGAGACTGGGTCAGCCCAGGAGAACCCGAACTTTACCTCCTGACCACGCGCGTAAGAGTTATGTCTATaataacggtgtgtgtgtgtgcgtgcgtgtgtgatggATAATGACCTAATTGTTCTGCCGGTTGAAAAGTGATCCCGTTAATGAAACGCGCACGGCTGCAACAGCCTGCTTGCTGGAGAGCACGGTGTCCCGTTACAGTTCCACTGCGctttacaccacacacacacacacacacacacacacacacacacacacacacacacacccggtgGGAGCAGGGTCTGTTTGATGCACCTGCAGCAGGTagaacaagcagagcagatagcAGCAGCACGTGTTTCTACTCACACTGGAGAGTCCAGCTCCGGGGACAGCTCTGTCCTGATGGTGAGACCAGCAGACCTCTCTCCACCCCCACCCTCGCAGACGAGTTTTCCTGTAAAGCGGCCATGACAGACAGACACCGACACACTGATTCAGGTGTTGATAAGGGAGCAGAGCCTGCAGAAGTTCTGCATTTGCACAAAAAGAAATCATGTTGCTTTTAGACACGACTTCCTTCTCTCACTGGCGCTTAGATTTGACATTTTTATCAGCAAAGCTTGCTTTCCCTCATCTGATTTCAGTTTCATCATCCCAACACTTTCACATTTGAACACTCTGACTATGTTAACTGATCAAAGTCAGTCAAAAACTGGGAGCTGGACGTTTTTTAAAACAAATTTAGCTTCAAACACAAAAAGTTTTGTCATCTCCAGAAATCCGAACCTGCGCGCTCCACCCTGTGATTGGGCCTGCTGGAAGACTTTAGGAGGGATCCTGctgcatgtttttattttctctgcTGATTCTCAGCCTGCAGACAGAAACAGGAGCGATGTGACGGCGTGTCAGACTCTGGGCTCTGCACTGACTCACAACAGGAAACCATGGCCGAGTCAAGAGGACGCTATCAGTGCTGCCACAGGCTCTtctctgtgcccccccccccccccatcccccaccacAGGCCTTGATTCTTGCTCTTTTAAAACTACAGCGATGTGATTGGAGCTCGGGCCTGCTCTCAGAGGTCCCACCGTGGCGGTGTCCAACTTGAGCAGCAGCTTGGTTGAGTTGCATGGGGTTCGATAAAGACTCGCTCTGGCTGCAGCCGTGAAGGTCGTTTTCTCAAGCTCTGCAGCCTCGGACCCGTTTTAGCCCCTGAGATGCTTTTGGGGGGGGGCTCCTTTATAGTTTTAAATACACCCGAGGCTGCAGCGTTCGCACCgcatgtgtgtgaatgttgaCCACagatgcagaatgcagagcagcttCTCAGAGGTCGACCTGACCTGCAGGACGGGGTCGGACACCCCGGCCCTCAGTGGCAACAACGTCCCTGAACGTGAACTCAGACGAGACCGACCCAGCAGTGCTCAACTGTGCCAGCACAAACACACGGACCTGCTGCACACCTTCAGCTCAGATCTGGTGTTGCAGCATGAGAGACTCCGGGTGCCACGGATGGCGGGAACCTGCCAAACGTTGGAGTCGGCCCTGGTTGTAGTGAAACCCCAGCGGGTGATCATCTGGTGGGGTTAACCCTTCTAACGCCAACCCAGCGCCCGTAACAGGCCAACACTAAACACGTATGAGACGTGGTGACGCCCTGCTGACGCACCTCTGCACCACAGCTGGTGTGCGCCTCCACGAGGAGCCTTTCATGTGTCCTGAATGAAAATGTTGGTTCCAGCAGCATCTAAAACACGTTTCAGTGGCAGAAATGAACGGAAACGCAGCTTCTTGATGATGTTTGCCAGACTGCTGATAACAGAGAGTAACCACTGGGATCATCTGACTGAAAGTTCTGCTCCTATGGatccgcgccgccgcagcccgcTGTGGCTAAACGGACGTTCCCTGCTTTTACGTTTATTCCTCCTGAGTGTGTGTGAGCCCTCACGTCGCCGCCCCATCTCAGTGTGGCATCTCAATGAAAACCACATCACGCTATCTTATCCTCTCACTCGTTCCTTTGGCTCTAAGTCACTAACCACATCCCCCGTTCTCTTTTTCTGCTCTTTTCAGGCGATCGGGTCCTTCTCCTTGAGTTCAGCAGGCCCCCCCCTCTGGGAGTGGCCGTCCGAACCCCATCGGCCCCTCAGCTCGCCCCACCTGCAGCCACCAGATAGGGACAGAGTGTGAACACAATGAATGATTTACTGGACGCTGCTGACCGCAGCTCAGTTCTCCTTTCACACAGGCTCTCACTTTAGATCCTGTTCCTTCTGATGATTTAGTTCAGCTTCAGCTGATTGAATGTTCTGATTCAGCTCTGGGTGTTACTGAAGTCTCCCAAACCCCTGATCCAGGATCAGCTGGGCTGCATTCCCCTTTCTACAAAGAAAAGAGGAATACGGACTTATGTGGTGTTTGGATTTATGGTGTAAACATCATCCATCTCTGTGATCAGCTGCCCTCGTCTGCAGGCATTTCAACCGTTTCTGGTTGTAAATTTCACCCTGAAGCACCGGGAGTCCAGCCGTGTTGTGTGGAGGTCAGACGCTGCTGGTGTTTCCTGGTCATTGTGTGGCTGAGGTGAAGAAACCATTGGAAAGGTCAGAGTTCAACAAGCACAGTCGAGCTTCTTTAGAGCAGCTCATTTGTGTCCTCCTCTTGCCTGCTTTAAAAtaaaagcagtgtgtgtgtgtgtgtgtgtgtgtgtgtgtgtgtgtgtgtgtgtgtgtgtgtgtgtgtgtgtgtgtgtgtgtgtgcatgtgtatgtgtatgtgtgtgtgcatgcatgcatgtgtgtgtgtgtgtgtgtgtgtgtgtgtgcatgtgtatgtgtatgtgtgtgtgcatgtgtatgtgtatgtgtgtgtgcatgcatgcatgtgtgtgcgtgtgtgtgtgtgtgtgtgtgtgtgtgtgtgtgtctgtgcgtgtgtgtgtgcgtgaatgtgtgtgtgtgtgtgtgtctgtgcgtgtgtgtgtgcgtgcatgtgtgtgtttgtgtgtgtgtgtgtgtctatgcgtgtgtctgtgagtgtgtgcgtgtgtgtgtgtgtgtgtgtgtgtgtgtgtgtgtgtgtgtgcatgtgtgtgtgtgtgtgtgtatctgtgcgtgtgtctgtgcgtgtgtctgtgagtgtgcgtgcatgtgtgtgtgtgtgtgtgtgtgtgtttgtgtgtgtgtgtgtctgtgcgtgtgtgtgtgtgtgtgtgtgtgtgtgtgtctgtgtgtgtgtgtgtgtgcgtttgtgtgtgtgtgtgtgtctgtgagtgtgcgtgtgtgtttgcgtgcgtgtgcgtgaatgtgtgtgtgtgcgtgtgatattTTCAGCCCCTGAGTGTGGGGCCGAGCGGTTACTGAGTCCGAGGGCCTGAATGTTTCCAGATGGCAGGAGAGTCTGCTACCTTCACCATCAGCTGCATTGTCCCGTGGTCCGTGGAGGTCCAGTTACCCTACCAGACAGTGATGCAGCCCCTCAGAGTCCACTCCACAGTCCTTCTGTAGAAGATGGGTGGTGGGGGACCAGCCCTCCTCAGCTCTCACAGGAAGTGGAGGTTCTACTGGGCTTTCTGTGGCTTGGCCGATAGAGTTGTGGGACCAGGTGAGGTTGTCTATCAGGTGTTTTCTGAGGAAATGGCTGCATTTGAGTTTATTCTATTTTAGCTCGGCTCTGTTCGGTTCTTATATCAGCTGAAGGTGGTTCTTCTGCTCTGTGTGAAAGAACATGAATGTAGTCGTTAGTGAGGACAAGCAGGAAGGACAGGAGCGCATCTGCATGTCAGTGTTGAGCAGTCTTCTTATCTGTGGTGAGCTCGTGAAGACGTGTTGAAGTGTGATTTTCTACAAGTCATTTCCAATCTACTGCAACCACAACATGATCTTCTTCCAAGTCTGTGGTCTGAGGATGAAACGTGACTTTTATGATGCAGATTTCTAACTTCAGCTAGCTGATAGAAGGTCACTACACGCGCTAAAGCCCAACCCAAGTCCAGAACCAGAGTAACCTTTAAGTTGGGCCACCACCACCACGCCCTCCCCCTCCAGCATGAACTTCTACCCGCTGCTGACCACTGACTAGATGACTGGAAGTTTGCTTCACTTAGTTGCGAAATCAGTTCTGCAGAAGCACAGCTTGAGCGGGTGTGAAAAAGCTCTCCACAACAGTGACTCTGACTTTTCTAATCTAACGACGAGAACATCTGCAACCCCGGTGACAGTGTAGGATTTTATCAGTCGAGTTAGCAGAGAAAAGCAGAAGGTCCTGCTTCCTTCTTCTTTAGTCGCTCTTAAGAGGCAGAAAGACTCGGACGGTCACGGTTGCAGgattttttcccttttctaaaACAATCTTTGTGTAGCAGAGATATCTGACCCAGGAGCAGGGCCTGCTCTCTGTGTAGTCATGGTGGCACATCTGCTTTACTTGTTCTTGTTATCTGAGAGAGATGC
It contains:
- the gfi1aa gene encoding growth factor independent 1A transcription repressor a isoform X2, translated to MPRSFLVKSKRAHSYHQPRCWDDDRSRLDAALAHVCAATESRGVVSEPLEDTGSRADRGSPGSSLRSAVSLSSGSPRSCRERASHCDFWRPPSPSSSPDSDKCCTAEEGPVSIPLFYPWSDYSGSDQRPRPPGPYQLHLRGHGGLQPRVAGVYGTEDEEFYAHRSLRVGCFRDCSSAARRICRMQDGEELYLHAKQQLRVAEIKSEDFMTSDLETNGSYKCIKCCKVFSTPHGLEVHVRRSHSGTRPFECETCGKTFGHAVSLDQHRAVHSQERSFSCKICGKSFKRSSTLSTHLLIHSDTRPYPCQYCGKRFHQKSDMKKHTFIHTGEKPHKCQVCGKAFSQSSNLITHSRKHTGFKPFGCDLCGKGFQRKVDLRRHKEAQHGLK
- the gfi1aa gene encoding growth factor independent 1A transcription repressor a isoform X1, with amino-acid sequence MRNGSPKIPTPSRLTTSVVKICPEIRSERAQRSGVRRRTDTMPRSFLVKSKRAHSYHQPRCWDDDRSRLDAALAHVCAATESRGVVSEPLEDTGSRADRGSPGSSLRSAVSLSSGSPRSCRERASHCDFWRPPSPSSSPDSDKCCTAEEGPVSIPLFYPWSDYSGSDQRPRPPGPYQLHLRGHGGLQPRVAGVYGTEDEEFYAHRSLRVGCFRDCSSAARRICRMQDGEELYLHAKQQLRVAEIKSEDFMTSDLETNGSYKCIKCCKVFSTPHGLEVHVRRSHSGTRPFECETCGKTFGHAVSLDQHRAVHSQERSFSCKICGKSFKRSSTLSTHLLIHSDTRPYPCQYCGKRFHQKSDMKKHTFIHTGEKPHKCQVCGKAFSQSSNLITHSRKHTGFKPFGCDLCGKGFQRKVDLRRHKEAQHGLK